The sequence GATATTTAGACGATTGGCGGGGAGCATATGATTCGTAAGCTGAATGAACAAGACCGGTCGGAATTGCTTGCTTTTTTGGGAAAAGCTCCGGCGCTGAACTTATTTTTAATTGCGGATGTGGAGAACTTTGGGTTTGACCAGGATTTCCAGGAGGTATGGGGTGAATTTGAACCGGAGAATGGGCACATAAAAGCGGTTCTGCTGCGCTACGAGCACAATTACCTGCCCTACGCGGCTGGGCCATTTAATGTACAGGGGTTTGCCGACATCATGAAGCAGGACGAAAAAATGGAAATGCTGTCCGGATCAACCTCCATAGCCGGGCTGTTCAGCCCATACATAAGCTTTCGTAAGGAGAAGAGCATGCATTTTGCCGAACTGAAAGAGCTGGAAGGTGAGCAAAGTGTGCCGGTCTCTGCGGAAATATCCGCTCAGCGGGCGACTCTCCAGCATGTGGAAGCCATTTGTTCGCTTATGGACGGGATTGAGG is a genomic window of Paenibacillus durus ATCC 35681 containing:
- a CDS encoding GNAT family N-acetyltransferase, which gives rise to MIRKLNEQDRSELLAFLGKAPALNLFLIADVENFGFDQDFQEVWGEFEPENGHIKAVLLRYEHNYLPYAAGPFNVQGFADIMKQDEKMEMLSGSTSIAGLFSPYISFRKEKSMHFAELKELEGEQSVPVSAEISAQRATLQHVEAICSLMDGIEEFEVGPESSRSNMRRTLETGTGRTYFVERDGRTAAAASTTAESSMSAMVVSVATHPDYRGEGLATLVVTKLCSDLVSEGKSLCLFYDNPDAASIYKRIGFRDIGDWSMMYR